In one Streptomyces sp. NBC_00708 genomic region, the following are encoded:
- a CDS encoding TetR/AcrR family transcriptional regulator: MVKQARAAVTRQALISAAAEVFGADGYAMATLPAISSRAGVSSGALHFHFPNKEALASAVENAAAESARALTEESARAAKGGRLQALVAAVCRLMDAVADDPVVRAGFRLGGDPSRKSEAKLHDWWYEWVRDALVQARGRGELAEDVSAEDAAVVIVASTLGLETLGATDRYWQSAERVAQLWSFALPRLSPAE, encoded by the coding sequence ATGGTCAAGCAGGCGCGAGCGGCTGTGACACGTCAAGCTCTCATCTCGGCTGCCGCGGAGGTCTTCGGTGCCGATGGGTATGCGATGGCAACGCTGCCGGCGATCAGCAGCCGGGCCGGCGTGAGTTCGGGCGCCCTGCACTTCCACTTCCCCAACAAGGAGGCCCTGGCCTCCGCCGTGGAGAACGCCGCCGCCGAGTCCGCCCGCGCGCTGACCGAGGAGAGCGCGCGGGCCGCGAAGGGGGGCAGGCTCCAGGCGCTCGTCGCCGCCGTCTGCCGGCTGATGGACGCCGTCGCCGACGACCCGGTCGTGCGCGCGGGCTTCCGGCTGGGCGGCGACCCCTCCCGCAAGAGCGAGGCCAAGCTGCACGACTGGTGGTACGAGTGGGTGCGCGATGCCCTCGTCCAGGCGCGCGGGCGCGGGGAACTGGCCGAGGACGTCTCGGCCGAGGACGCGGCGGTGGTCATCGTCGCGTCGACGCTCGGCCTGGAGACCCTGGGCGCCACCGACCGGTACTGGCAGTCCGCGGAACGGGTGGCCCAGCTCTGGTCGTTCGCGCTGCCGAGGCTCAGCCCCGCGGAGTAG
- a CDS encoding AfsR/SARP family transcriptional regulator: protein MDIDVLGTLAVREKGVSITPTAPKPRQVLALLALHADEVVPVGTLTEELWGSEPPRSARPTLQTYILQLREMITVALEQDGDETRTAKDVLLTVPGGYLLKGGEGTHDVREFERLAGMGYRAMDAEDFPEGARLLREALALWTGPALADVHTGPHLDTQIKRLEESRLCALDQRIEADLKLGRHRELLSELTVLLSRYSTHESLCGQYMLALYRSGRRGEALDAYQRLRSTLVRTLGLEPSPALAKLQRSILMARPEGVAGTGGIRLAEIG, encoded by the coding sequence GTGGACATCGACGTACTCGGCACGCTTGCCGTGCGGGAAAAGGGCGTATCGATCACACCGACCGCGCCCAAGCCCCGGCAGGTGCTCGCCCTGCTGGCCCTGCACGCCGACGAGGTGGTGCCCGTGGGCACCCTCACCGAGGAGCTGTGGGGGAGCGAGCCGCCGCGCAGCGCCCGCCCCACCCTCCAGACGTACATCCTGCAACTGCGCGAAATGATCACCGTCGCGCTCGAACAGGACGGTGACGAGACCCGCACCGCCAAGGACGTCCTGCTCACCGTTCCCGGTGGCTACTTACTCAAGGGCGGCGAAGGCACCCACGACGTCCGGGAGTTCGAGCGTCTGGCCGGGATGGGATACCGGGCCATGGACGCCGAGGACTTCCCCGAGGGGGCGCGGCTGCTGCGCGAGGCCCTCGCTCTGTGGACCGGTCCGGCGCTCGCCGACGTACACACCGGGCCCCACCTGGACACGCAGATCAAGCGGCTGGAGGAGAGCCGGCTGTGCGCGCTGGACCAGCGCATCGAGGCCGACCTCAAGCTGGGCCGCCACCGTGAACTGCTCTCCGAACTGACCGTTCTGCTCAGCAGGTACTCGACGCACGAGAGCCTGTGCGGCCAGTACATGCTGGCCCTCTACCGCTCCGGCCGGCGCGGTGAGGCGCTGGACGCCTACCAGCGGCTGCGGTCCACACTGGTGCGCACCCTGGGGCTCGAACCCTCGCCCGCGCTGGCCAAGTTGCAGCGCTCCATCCTCATGGCCCGGCCCGAGGGCGTCGCGGGCACCGGCGGAATCCGGCTCGCCGAGATCGGCTGA